The Sebaldella sp. S0638 region GTTTTTTCTCATTATAGCATACAAATAATAAAAAAATAAACCTGAAATCAATCAGGTTCATCTTCTTCTCTTTTATCCAGTCTTTCAAATACTTTTTTCAAAAATCCAGGTATCGGCACTCCCATTTCTGATATATTCTCAAGAATTGATATCCCTTCATTTGCTATTATAAACACCAATACCAGTGTTCTAAAACTCATTCCATTATCTGATATCAAACTCGCTTTATCCAGCCAATGACCTATTAATATCATTGATAAGAACATTGTTTTCTTTAGCAGTCCTTTCCTACTTCTGCTACTACTGACGACTCCATTATGCCATGCTTTTACCAGTCC contains the following coding sequences:
- a CDS encoding holin family protein, which encodes MNKLDLTIITTGVLAVFTYLFGAFDILIQGAFMFIVLDFTTGLVKAWHNGVVSSSRSRKGLLKKTMFLSMILIGHWLDKASLISDNGMSFRTLVLVFIIANEGISILENISEMGVPIPGFLKKVFERLDKREEDEPD